A window of Macrotis lagotis isolate mMagLag1 chromosome X, bilby.v1.9.chrom.fasta, whole genome shotgun sequence contains these coding sequences:
- the RPS23 gene encoding small ribosomal subunit protein uS12 — translation MGKCRGLRTARKLRSHRRDQKWHDKQYKKAHLGTALKANPFGGASHAKGIVLEKVGVEAKQPNSAIRKCVRVQLIKNGKKITAFVPNDGCLNFIEENDEVLVAGFGRKGHAVGDIPGVRFKVVKVANVSLLALYKGKKERPRS, via the exons ATGG GTAAGTGCCGTGGTCTTCGTACTGCTAGGAAGCTCCGCAGCCACAGGAGAGACCAAAAGTGGCATGACAAACAGTATAAGAAAGCACATTTGGGCACTGCCTTGAAGGCCAACCCATTTGGAGGAGCATCTCATGCCAAAGGGATTGTCTTGGAAAAAGT tggtGTAGAAGCCAAGCAGCCCAATTCTGCCATCAGGAAATGTGTGAGAGTCCAGTTGATTAAGAATGGCAAAAAAATAACTGCCTTTGTTCCCAATGATGGCTGCTTGAATTTTATTGAG gaaaatgaTGAAGTTTTGGTGGCTGGATTTGGTCGAAAAGGCCATGCTGTTGGTGATATTCCTGGAGTCCGCTTCAAGGTTGTAAAAGTTGCAAATGTTTCTCTTCTGGCCTTGTAcaaaggcaagaaagaaagaCCAAGATCATAA